From the genome of Desulfobotulus pelophilus, one region includes:
- a CDS encoding phosphoribosylanthranilate isomerase, with amino-acid sequence MTFIKICGITRPDTARFCADLKVDAIGCVFFPKSPRHLDVKMAKTITDSVPKTMLKVAVMVDPDFKIAVDTATKAGCNAIQLHGKESPFLVESLRQEGFYVIKGLYLFQEPPVAEAAAYPADRFLVEAVAGTMPGGNAKSWDWTAAKDFCQRYPALLAGGLHPDNVKNALIEAKPFGVDVSSGVESSPGIKDHEKIKAFVEAVRNYI; translated from the coding sequence ATGACCTTCATCAAAATCTGCGGCATCACCCGTCCGGATACGGCCCGTTTCTGTGCAGACCTTAAGGTGGATGCCATAGGATGCGTCTTTTTTCCCAAAAGCCCGAGGCACCTTGATGTGAAGATGGCAAAAACAATTACAGATTCTGTACCTAAAACCATGCTGAAAGTGGCTGTCATGGTCGATCCCGATTTCAAGATAGCTGTGGATACGGCAACAAAGGCAGGCTGCAATGCCATACAGCTCCATGGGAAAGAAAGTCCTTTTCTGGTGGAATCCCTGCGACAGGAGGGTTTTTATGTCATTAAGGGACTTTATCTCTTTCAGGAACCTCCGGTGGCTGAGGCTGCAGCTTATCCCGCAGACCGCTTTCTTGTGGAAGCGGTCGCAGGAACCATGCCCGGCGGCAACGCCAAAAGCTGGGACTGGACAGCGGCCAAGGATTTCTGCCAGCGTTATCCTGCCCTGCTTGCCGGTGGTCTCCATCCGGACAATGTAAAAAATGCCCTCATCGAAGCAAAGCCCTTTGGCGTGGATGTAAGCTCCGGCGTTGAATCTTCGCCCGGTATCAAGGATCATGAAAAAATAAAGGCCTTTGTGGAGGCTGTTCGCAATTATATATGA
- the trpC gene encoding indole-3-glycerol phosphate synthase TrpC encodes MVDNMTSILKKIIEKRKLRIEQAQRKQPEALLSDMLSQRSVIRDFGAGLHQNPEKPAAIMAEIKRRSPSKGDLNPDLDAASLAKAYENGGAVALSVLTEPDFFGGSIEDLKEARTATRLPVLRKDFIFHPYQVLESAVLGADAILLIARILEPKLHKELAALASELGLAVLHEIHGEEEIPQTLDAGARFVGINNRDLATFTTDIRMAPLMAALLPGGVIPVALSGIRGPEDIAVSRQLGVHSFLVGESLVLSHDPEKDLKAMVESGVLP; translated from the coding sequence GTGGTCGATAACATGACATCCATTTTGAAAAAGATTATTGAAAAACGAAAACTCCGCATTGAACAGGCCCAGAGAAAGCAGCCGGAAGCCCTTTTATCGGATATGCTTTCCCAAAGATCCGTAATACGGGATTTTGGGGCCGGTCTGCACCAAAATCCTGAAAAACCAGCTGCCATCATGGCTGAAATCAAACGCAGGTCCCCTTCCAAGGGGGATCTTAATCCAGACCTTGATGCCGCATCCCTTGCAAAGGCCTATGAAAATGGCGGAGCTGTAGCCCTTTCCGTTCTCACGGAACCGGATTTCTTCGGCGGCAGCATTGAGGATCTGAAGGAGGCACGAACGGCAACCCGCCTTCCCGTACTGCGCAAGGATTTTATCTTTCACCCCTATCAGGTGCTGGAATCGGCAGTTCTGGGGGCAGATGCCATTCTCCTCATCGCCCGGATTCTTGAGCCAAAACTCCACAAGGAACTGGCGGCTCTGGCTTCTGAGCTGGGTCTTGCTGTGCTGCACGAAATTCATGGAGAAGAAGAAATCCCCCAGACACTGGATGCAGGGGCCAGATTTGTTGGCATCAACAACAGGGATCTTGCCACCTTCACGACAGACATCCGTATGGCGCCCCTCATGGCGGCCCTCCTGCCTGGGGGGGTGATTCCCGTGGCCCTTTCCGGCATCCGGGGACCTGAGGACATAGCCGTCTCCAGACAACTGGGGGTGCACAGCTTTCTTGTGGGCGAAAGCCTTGTGCTCAGCCATGATCCGGAAAAAGACCTGAAGGCCATGGTGGAAAGCGGGGTTCTTCCATGA
- the trpD gene encoding anthranilate phosphoribosyltransferase, producing MLFRKLMEKIIRHEDLTEQECGEALEAIFTGETDPATVAGFLAALAVKGESASELTGAARVLRRNMQRIQTPASLTVDTCGTGGDGADTFNISTTAAFVVAGCGAVVAKHGNRSVSSQCGSADVLETLGVRLDIPAEAVEEALFEIHIGFLFAPNFHAAVRHAGPARKALGIRTLFNAIGPMANPAAASCQVIGVFKPELTESMGQALLDLGTRKAFVVHGHDGLDEISVCAPTRVTEAADGRLKTYDLYPEIYFGEPADPEDLKGGDATNNAAITRAVLSGEKGAKRNIVLINSAAALVACDKAKDIKDGIKLAGEAIDSGAALAKLEALIQFTQEAAGGR from the coding sequence ATGCTGTTCAGAAAGCTAATGGAAAAAATCATCCGCCATGAAGATCTCACGGAACAGGAATGCGGCGAAGCCCTGGAGGCCATATTCACCGGAGAAACCGATCCTGCCACGGTGGCCGGTTTTCTTGCCGCCCTTGCGGTAAAGGGAGAAAGCGCCAGCGAACTGACCGGTGCGGCCCGTGTTCTGAGGCGTAACATGCAGCGCATCCAGACACCGGCCAGTCTTACGGTGGATACCTGCGGTACGGGCGGAGACGGGGCAGATACCTTCAATATTTCCACCACAGCCGCCTTTGTGGTGGCAGGCTGCGGTGCGGTGGTGGCCAAACACGGCAACCGTTCCGTTTCCAGCCAATGCGGCAGTGCCGATGTACTGGAAACACTCGGTGTTCGGCTCGACATCCCTGCGGAAGCCGTGGAGGAAGCCCTCTTTGAAATCCATATAGGGTTTCTCTTTGCCCCGAACTTCCATGCCGCTGTCCGCCATGCAGGGCCTGCCAGAAAAGCCCTTGGCATCCGTACCCTCTTCAATGCCATCGGTCCCATGGCCAACCCTGCGGCGGCATCCTGTCAGGTGATCGGTGTGTTCAAACCGGAGCTTACGGAAAGCATGGGACAGGCCCTGCTGGATCTGGGTACCCGCAAAGCCTTTGTGGTGCACGGCCATGACGGGCTGGATGAAATTTCCGTATGCGCTCCCACAAGGGTGACGGAGGCAGCCGATGGCAGGCTGAAAACCTATGATCTTTATCCGGAAATATATTTTGGTGAACCCGCCGATCCTGAAGACCTGAAAGGTGGGGATGCTACAAACAATGCGGCCATTACCCGGGCTGTTCTCTCCGGTGAAAAGGGAGCAAAACGCAACATTGTTCTCATCAACAGTGCGGCCGCCCTTGTGGCCTGTGACAAGGCAAAAGACATTAAAGATGGCATCAAACTTGCCGGAGAAGCCATTGATTCCGGTGCAGCCTTGGCAAAACTGGAGGCCCTGATTCAATTTACTCAGGAGGCCGCCGGTGGTCGATAA
- a CDS encoding anthranilate synthase component II — protein MQKTRILMVDNFDSFTFNLVQYFEELGAEVLTFRNNNITAEEIETMNIDGLVISPGPGRPEKAGVSMDFIRRFSGKKPILGVCLGHQSIARVFDAEVVHAKRLMHGKVSEITADGKGVFTGVTRPFKAMRYHSLAVREESLPACLDITARSEDGEIMGLRHREHPTEGIQFHPESIMTPMGKRFLRNFLDQAAGHIKE, from the coding sequence ATGCAGAAAACCCGGATTCTCATGGTGGATAATTTTGATTCCTTTACCTTCAATCTGGTGCAGTATTTTGAAGAGCTGGGTGCTGAAGTTCTAACCTTCAGAAACAACAATATAACAGCCGAAGAGATTGAAACTATGAATATTGACGGCCTTGTCATTTCTCCCGGCCCGGGGCGGCCTGAAAAGGCAGGTGTTTCCATGGATTTTATCCGCCGCTTTTCCGGGAAAAAACCCATACTCGGCGTATGTCTGGGGCATCAGAGCATTGCAAGGGTATTTGATGCGGAAGTGGTGCATGCAAAGCGGCTCATGCATGGCAAGGTTTCTGAAATCACAGCCGACGGAAAGGGAGTTTTTACCGGTGTCACCCGGCCCTTCAAGGCCATGCGCTACCATTCTCTGGCCGTACGGGAAGAAAGCCTTCCCGCCTGCCTTGACATCACGGCCCGCTCAGAAGACGGGGAAATCATGGGGCTGCGTCATCGGGAACACCCCACCGAAGGAATACAGTTTCATCCCGAATCCATCATGACCCCCATGGGCAAACGCTTTCTTCGTAATTTTCTGGATCAGGCCGCAGGCCATATAAAGGAGTGA
- a CDS encoding anthranilate synthase component I family protein, translating to MLLERFPEKSFFNEKIREGCNVVPLCARILADSETPVSMLRRFHNSQDPIFLFESVEGGERWARYSFLGTSFRSEVRIYQDRIEKHGPGPAEILPHKGDFTPALRQILQRYRLAELEDLPPFPGGLVGYLSYEAVSSFEKIPHSLPPSRPLGVFLIPDTLMVFDNHRHTLTCICLAFSEDGASADSAYTTAEARLDTLLETVRKPAPEEGIFQGPATVLQPVTPPDIFRERVEKVKQHIMEGDIIQAVISQSFEGPAPDDPIALYRAVRYTNPSPYLFFLRAGGQTLVGSSPETMVRLEEGLATLRPIAGTRPRGLNPSEDRRLADDLLKDEKEKAEHLMLVDLGRNDLGRIARTGSVQVTDLMMVERYSHVMHLVSNITAQLKPELDALHLVAATFPAGTLSGAPKIRAMEIIAENEDQPRDAYGGAVGYFSFNGNMDLAIVIRTAIIRGETLTVRAGAGIVADSDPETERQETLNKARALQMALAMLAGPKPL from the coding sequence ATGCTCCTTGAACGCTTTCCGGAAAAATCCTTTTTCAACGAAAAAATCAGGGAAGGATGTAATGTCGTTCCTTTATGTGCCCGCATCCTTGCGGACAGTGAAACGCCCGTCTCCATGCTGCGCCGTTTTCACAATTCCCAGGATCCCATCTTCCTGTTTGAGTCCGTAGAAGGTGGGGAGCGGTGGGCAAGGTACAGCTTCCTTGGCACCAGTTTCCGGTCTGAAGTCCGGATTTATCAGGACCGCATAGAAAAACACGGTCCCGGCCCAGCAGAAATCCTTCCCCACAAGGGTGATTTCACCCCTGCCCTGAGGCAGATTCTCCAGCGCTACAGGCTGGCAGAGCTGGAAGACCTGCCCCCCTTCCCCGGCGGTCTTGTGGGATATCTCAGCTATGAGGCGGTAAGCAGTTTTGAAAAAATTCCCCACAGCCTTCCCCCATCAAGGCCACTGGGAGTCTTTCTCATCCCCGACACCCTCATGGTCTTTGACAACCACCGCCACACCCTGACCTGCATCTGCCTTGCCTTTTCAGAAGACGGAGCCAGTGCGGACAGCGCCTATACCACAGCAGAAGCCAGACTGGATACCCTGCTTGAAACCGTCAGAAAGCCTGCCCCTGAAGAAGGTATCTTTCAGGGACCGGCTACGGTTCTCCAGCCCGTGACACCGCCGGATATCTTCCGGGAGCGGGTGGAAAAGGTGAAACAACATATCATGGAAGGCGATATCATTCAGGCCGTCATCTCCCAGTCCTTTGAAGGTCCGGCTCCGGATGATCCCATAGCTCTGTACCGAGCTGTGCGTTACACCAATCCATCACCCTATCTTTTCTTTCTCAGGGCCGGGGGCCAGACCCTTGTGGGTTCTTCCCCGGAAACCATGGTACGCCTTGAAGAAGGCCTTGCCACACTGAGACCCATCGCAGGCACCCGGCCAAGGGGCCTCAATCCTTCGGAAGACCGCCGCCTTGCAGATGATCTTTTAAAGGATGAAAAGGAAAAGGCGGAACACCTCATGCTGGTGGATCTTGGCCGCAACGACCTTGGCCGCATTGCCCGAACGGGCTCGGTTCAGGTAACAGATCTTATGATGGTGGAACGCTACTCCCATGTCATGCATCTGGTTTCCAACATTACAGCCCAGCTGAAGCCGGAACTGGATGCCTTGCACCTTGTGGCAGCCACCTTCCCCGCCGGTACCCTTTCCGGAGCACCCAAAATCCGGGCCATGGAAATTATAGCGGAAAACGAAGACCAGCCCAGAGACGCCTATGGCGGAGCTGTGGGGTATTTCAGCTTCAACGGCAACATGGATCTGGCCATTGTCATCCGCACTGCCATCATCCGTGGTGAAACCCTCACCGTACGCGCCGGTGCCGGTATAGTGGCAGACTCCGACCCTGAAACCGAAAGACAGGAAACCCTGAACAAGGCCAGAGCCCTTCAGATGGCCCTTGCCATGCTGGCAGGCCCCAAGCCCCTATAA
- a CDS encoding CinA family protein gives MMMNERLDPDDYAKEISCLLRRRGRTLALAESCTGGLMASLFTSYPGSSDFFKLSAVTYANDAKQRILGVRSETLVREGAVSEAVAAEMAAGARGAGVADLGLATTGIAGPGGGSSEKPVGMVCIGLADHNRTLSWTFVRNEGERRSNQRVFAALALKQLYHYLLEEN, from the coding sequence ATGATGATGAATGAACGGCTGGACCCTGATGACTACGCAAAAGAGATTTCCTGTCTTCTGAGGAGGAGAGGCCGGACTCTGGCCCTCGCAGAAAGCTGCACAGGCGGCCTCATGGCCAGCCTGTTTACCTCCTATCCGGGAAGTTCTGATTTTTTCAAGCTTTCGGCGGTAACCTACGCCAATGATGCCAAGCAAAGGATACTGGGCGTACGTTCCGAAACGCTTGTCCGGGAAGGCGCTGTCAGTGAGGCCGTAGCCGCAGAAATGGCAGCAGGAGCCCGTGGAGCAGGTGTGGCGGATTTGGGTCTCGCCACAACGGGTATTGCCGGTCCGGGAGGGGGAAGCAGCGAAAAACCAGTGGGTATGGTCTGTATTGGACTTGCCGATCACAACAGAACGCTTTCCTGGACATTCGTGCGAAATGAAGGAGAGCGGAGATCCAATCAGCGTGTTTTTGCCGCTTTGGCATTGAAACAGCTGTATCATTATCTCCTGGAGGAAAACTGA
- a CDS encoding ABC transporter ATP-binding protein, producing the protein MDTPVLEIRDLVKNFGKVEAVRGISFAIRPGICFGLLGPNGAGKTTTIEVIEGILSPTSGEILYKGKPRGRAFREEVGIQLQSTELLLLQTVRETLEVFRRLYRRRAPLEELIQTCQLQDILDKDNARISGGQKQRLLLAMALANDPDLIFLDEPTTGLDPQARRHLWDIVGRIKRSGKTLVLTTHYMDEAEILCDEIAIVDAGRIIAMGRPADMLAAHGDGTVMTLGPGALDGCLPDHFPWTLRQGEGGVAIHTREPGETLKTLVSLGADLNRLSVRAFNLEDLFIELTGRELRP; encoded by the coding sequence ATGGATACTCCGGTTCTTGAGATCCGGGATCTTGTAAAGAATTTTGGTAAGGTGGAAGCGGTAAGGGGCATCAGTTTTGCCATTCGTCCTGGCATCTGTTTCGGTCTTCTGGGGCCCAATGGTGCCGGTAAAACGACTACCATTGAAGTAATAGAAGGGATTCTTTCCCCCACATCCGGCGAAATTCTGTACAAGGGAAAACCCAGGGGCAGGGCATTCCGGGAAGAGGTGGGCATACAGCTGCAGAGCACCGAGCTGCTGCTTCTCCAGACGGTTCGTGAAACCCTTGAGGTTTTTCGCAGACTGTACCGCCGGAGGGCCCCGCTGGAAGAACTGATTCAGACCTGTCAGCTGCAGGATATTCTGGATAAGGACAATGCCCGCATATCCGGAGGACAGAAACAGCGCCTTCTGCTGGCCATGGCCCTTGCCAATGATCCGGATCTGATTTTTCTGGATGAGCCCACCACAGGGCTGGATCCCCAGGCGAGGCGTCATCTCTGGGATATTGTAGGACGAATCAAGAGATCGGGTAAAACCCTGGTACTGACCACCCATTATATGGATGAGGCAGAAATTCTCTGCGATGAAATTGCCATCGTGGATGCCGGCCGCATCATCGCCATGGGCAGGCCCGCTGATATGCTGGCTGCCCATGGCGATGGAACGGTGATGACCCTTGGCCCCGGAGCCCTTGACGGTTGCTTGCCGGATCATTTCCCGTGGACACTGCGTCAGGGTGAGGGCGGAGTCGCTATCCATACCCGTGAACCGGGAGAAACGCTGAAAACTCTGGTATCTCTCGGTGCGGATCTCAACCGGCTTTCTGTCCGGGCTTTTAACCTTGAGGATCTTTTTATAGAGCTGACCGGCCGGGAACTGAGGCCCTGA
- a CDS encoding ABC transporter permease codes for MIRRIFIIARARIREFYRDKTSLGWNFLFPLLIIASFSVFFSADTRNFARVGIVDLPADSAIEESLERFQKSRHLHLLVFDSLEKGRHALERQRVDFLLNPADGRYWVAEGAPGGYVAERFLMAAEHPDPIYFLRTPVAGGSLPYVEWLFPGIIGMNIMFGSLFGVGYAIVRYRKNGVLKRLSVTPLRPWEFLTGQVVSRIFLLLVSTGIVLAICSLLFGFRVKGSIFALFMIFAMGSFALVSLSVIIASRTESEEFAEGVLNLMAWPMMFFSEVWFSLEGADEWVRQVAFFLPLTHVITAARQIMNEGAGIPDVYHHMLALAGLSLIFMVVGAGLFRWHREK; via the coding sequence ATGATTCGACGGATTTTTATTATTGCAAGAGCCCGTATTCGAGAATTCTACAGGGATAAAACCAGCCTTGGATGGAATTTTCTTTTTCCTCTGCTGATTATTGCCTCTTTCAGCGTGTTTTTTTCGGCGGATACCCGGAATTTTGCCAGGGTTGGGATTGTGGATCTGCCTGCTGACTCCGCCATTGAAGAGAGCCTTGAACGCTTTCAGAAAAGTCGGCATCTGCATCTTCTTGTTTTTGACAGTCTGGAGAAGGGCAGGCATGCCCTGGAAAGACAGCGTGTTGATTTTTTGCTGAATCCGGCGGATGGCCGGTATTGGGTGGCGGAGGGGGCACCCGGAGGATATGTGGCGGAGCGTTTTCTTATGGCTGCGGAACACCCGGATCCGATATATTTTTTACGGACTCCCGTAGCCGGCGGAAGCCTACCCTATGTAGAATGGCTTTTTCCGGGCATCATCGGCATGAATATCATGTTCGGTTCCCTTTTCGGGGTGGGGTATGCTATTGTGCGGTATCGGAAAAACGGCGTATTAAAACGTTTGAGTGTAACCCCGCTGCGTCCATGGGAGTTTCTGACAGGGCAGGTTGTTTCCAGAATTTTTCTGTTGCTGGTCAGTACCGGTATTGTTCTGGCGATTTGCAGTCTTCTCTTTGGATTTAGGGTAAAAGGGTCCATTTTTGCGCTTTTTATGATCTTTGCCATGGGTAGTTTTGCTCTGGTCAGTCTTTCGGTGATTATTGCATCCCGGACGGAAAGTGAGGAGTTTGCCGAAGGTGTTCTGAATCTCATGGCATGGCCCATGATGTTTTTTTCAGAGGTCTGGTTTTCTCTGGAAGGTGCGGATGAATGGGTGCGGCAGGTGGCATTTTTTCTGCCCCTTACTCATGTCATAACGGCGGCACGTCAGATTATGAACGAGGGGGCCGGTATTCCGGATGTGTATCACCATATGCTGGCCCTTGCAGGGCTTTCCCTGATATTTATGGTTGTGGGAGCCGGTCTTTTCCGGTGGCATCGGGAAAAATAA
- a CDS encoding response regulator, producing MKGKSLQEDPCLFQPECMTGASGEERAKERLLPPWKVLVADDDPEVHRLTRLVLADVMYEGRRLQLLEASSALQTLELLELHKDMAVLVLDVVMESDTAGLDIVPMIREKKKNACLQIILRTGQPGMAPESLVVSDYGINDYQCKSELTSQRFVSSVIMALRAYRDCHALHDLNTRLKCALQENLRIRQQLQSANEGLECKVAERTADLEKLNRDLQDAMEAARELACRAEQASRAKTIFLANMSHEIRTPMNGILGMADLLREGGLDREQKEMLDVIRGSGSHLLGMIDDLLDYTTLESGDLRLDARPFDPERLMESVLDLFAEAATEKKIRLKYMPCPKLPALLVGDEDRVRQMLIHIIGNGVKFTDKGDVVLTVGGRQTSADTFVLELCIADTGKGIAEEDKDHIFTPFFQADSRTVRRHGGTGLGLAICRKLVTRMRGEISVENSPDGGSRFFIEIPFAIAAPPPPFPVELREVFAEKKLGICTEDRKEGLLLARWIRDGGGMPVFPGERAMHPLLWIMDKNLAPPTGAPVVWLGGSGIQVPSLQRPLFRSRFFSFFKELMNPVAEQKMSVEKAIRRILVVEDQAVNRMVVARILEHKGFCVELAEDAEEALAKLTLSPYDAVLMDMRMPGMDGLEATRSIRGGAAGERNRSVPVIALTANAAVEDRKDCLAAGMNDYLAKPVKPHTLLGTLRRWLG from the coding sequence ATGAAGGGGAAGTCTTTGCAGGAAGATCCCTGCCTTTTTCAGCCGGAGTGTATGACCGGGGCCTCCGGAGAGGAAAGGGCGAAAGAACGTCTGCTGCCTCCATGGAAGGTTCTTGTGGCCGATGATGACCCGGAAGTGCACCGGCTGACCCGTCTTGTTCTGGCTGATGTGATGTACGAGGGAAGAAGGCTGCAGCTTCTGGAGGCCTCTTCCGCACTCCAGACACTGGAACTTTTGGAGCTCCATAAAGATATGGCCGTATTGGTGCTGGATGTGGTGATGGAAAGTGACACCGCAGGCCTGGACATTGTTCCCATGATTCGGGAGAAAAAAAAGAATGCCTGCCTGCAGATTATTCTGCGGACAGGCCAGCCGGGCATGGCCCCTGAGTCTCTGGTGGTTTCCGACTACGGTATCAATGACTACCAGTGTAAAAGTGAACTGACTTCCCAGCGTTTTGTGAGCTCAGTCATCATGGCTCTGCGGGCATACAGAGACTGTCATGCCCTCCATGATCTGAATACCAGACTGAAGTGCGCACTTCAGGAGAATCTGCGTATCCGCCAGCAGCTTCAGTCTGCCAATGAGGGCCTTGAATGCAAGGTGGCGGAACGAACGGCCGATTTGGAAAAACTGAACCGGGATTTACAGGATGCCATGGAAGCTGCCCGGGAGCTGGCTTGTCGCGCGGAACAGGCCAGCCGGGCTAAAACCATTTTTCTGGCCAATATGAGTCATGAAATCCGGACGCCCATGAATGGTATTCTGGGTATGGCAGATCTCTTGAGAGAAGGTGGGCTTGACCGGGAACAGAAAGAAATGCTGGATGTGATCCGTGGCAGTGGCAGTCATCTTCTCGGAATGATTGATGACCTTCTGGATTATACCACCCTTGAATCCGGAGACCTCCGGCTGGATGCACGTCCTTTTGATCCGGAACGACTTATGGAGTCTGTGCTGGATCTGTTTGCGGAAGCTGCCACTGAAAAAAAAATACGTCTGAAATATATGCCCTGCCCAAAGCTTCCCGCACTCCTTGTGGGAGATGAGGATCGGGTCCGCCAGATGCTGATTCATATCATAGGCAATGGGGTGAAGTTTACGGACAAAGGAGACGTTGTGCTGACGGTGGGAGGCAGGCAGACTTCTGCGGATACCTTTGTTCTGGAACTCTGTATTGCCGATACGGGCAAGGGTATTGCAGAAGAAGATAAAGATCATATCTTTACTCCCTTTTTTCAGGCTGACAGCCGGACCGTAAGACGGCATGGCGGTACGGGCCTTGGCCTTGCCATCTGCAGAAAGCTTGTAACACGTATGAGGGGTGAGATATCTGTTGAAAACAGCCCGGATGGAGGAAGCCGGTTTTTCATAGAAATTCCCTTTGCCATTGCGGCACCTCCTCCGCCCTTTCCCGTGGAGCTCCGGGAAGTGTTTGCAGAAAAAAAACTGGGCATTTGTACAGAAGACAGAAAGGAAGGGCTTCTGCTTGCCAGGTGGATCCGGGATGGGGGTGGCATGCCGGTTTTCCCCGGAGAGAGGGCCATGCATCCTCTTTTGTGGATAATGGACAAGAATCTTGCTCCGCCCACAGGAGCACCGGTTGTGTGGCTTGGTGGCTCCGGTATTCAGGTGCCTTCCTTGCAGAGGCCTTTATTCCGTTCCCGCTTTTTTTCTTTTTTTAAGGAGTTGATGAATCCTGTTGCGGAGCAGAAAATGTCTGTGGAGAAGGCGATACGACGGATTCTTGTGGTGGAAGATCAGGCTGTTAATCGCATGGTTGTGGCAAGAATCCTTGAGCACAAAGGCTTTTGTGTTGAGCTGGCGGAGGATGCTGAAGAGGCTCTCGCAAAGCTGACGCTCAGTCCCTATGATGCTGTTCTTATGGATATGAGAATGCCGGGAATGGATGGGCTGGAAGCAACCAGATCCATTCGTGGGGGGGCTGCCGGCGAGAGAAACCGGAGTGTACCCGTGATTGCCCTGACAGCCAATGCCGCTGTTGAGGACAGAAAGGATTGTCTGGCCGCTGGAATGAATGATTATTTGGCAAAGCCTGTGAAACCCCATACTCTCCTCGGTACCTTGCGCCGCTGGCTTGGCTGA
- a CDS encoding iron-sulfur cluster assembly scaffold protein, with amino-acid sequence MEEKNFWQSHSEHYLEMAFDTQRQERISHPDGYGKRTGDCGDTIEFFLTLEEGCLRFVSYQVDGCMNTNACAATISCMAEGKDLDMAWQILPETVIRYLETLPEHELHCAELAAGAFYMALADAEKKAKAGKTAKTP; translated from the coding sequence ATGGAAGAAAAAAATTTCTGGCAGTCACATTCAGAGCATTATCTTGAAATGGCCTTTGATACCCAGAGGCAGGAGAGAATCAGCCATCCGGATGGATATGGCAAAAGGACAGGTGATTGCGGAGATACCATTGAGTTCTTTCTGACCCTTGAAGAGGGGTGTCTTCGTTTTGTATCCTATCAGGTTGATGGCTGCATGAATACCAATGCCTGCGCAGCAACCATTTCCTGCATGGCAGAAGGCAAGGATCTGGATATGGCCTGGCAGATTCTTCCGGAAACGGTGATCCGTTATCTGGAAACCTTACCCGAACATGAGCTCCACTGCGCTGAGCTTGCGGCAGGTGCTTTTTATATGGCCCTTGCCGATGCAGAGAAGAAAGCAAAGGCCGGGAAAACAGCAAAAACGCCATGA
- a CDS encoding TetR/AcrR family transcriptional regulator — protein MSDRSTFMKLREDEREVRKSLIINAAMKLFEEKSFHDIGMRDIASEAGVSAASIYRYFPSRDDLFVEALIQDINSIEGLLEQRLSNGGTIEDLAVAVVDYLIDNEATFQMMCHFMIRGEVNTRALKKFNAVQRYFLKMFDEMVKRAGGAENIRFFSHAFFASLAGVVMTFRNYPGRNPDERRRYMHKLALLIMREGNSLDEDIFEKDLADIRKARQS, from the coding sequence ATGTCGGATCGGTCCACATTCATGAAGTTAAGGGAAGACGAGCGTGAAGTTCGGAAAAGTCTGATTATAAATGCAGCCATGAAGCTTTTTGAGGAAAAATCTTTCCACGATATCGGTATGCGGGATATCGCATCGGAAGCAGGCGTTTCGGCAGCATCTATCTATCGTTATTTTCCAAGCAGAGATGATCTTTTTGTGGAAGCCCTGATTCAGGACATCAATTCCATAGAAGGACTTCTGGAGCAGCGCTTGTCCAATGGCGGTACCATTGAAGATCTGGCCGTTGCTGTTGTGGATTATCTCATTGATAATGAAGCAACGTTTCAGATGATGTGTCATTTTATGATCCGGGGTGAGGTGAATACACGGGCCTTGAAAAAATTCAATGCCGTGCAGCGTTACTTTTTGAAAATGTTTGATGAGATGGTAAAAAGGGCAGGAGGAGCAGAGAATATCCGTTTTTTCTCCCATGCATTTTTTGCCTCCCTTGCGGGGGTTGTCATGACTTTCCGGAATTATCCCGGCAGGAACCCGGATGAAAGACGCCGGTATATGCATAAGCTGGCTCTTCTCATCATGAGGGAAGGCAACAGCCTGGATGAAGATATTTTTGAAAAGGATCTTGCCGATATCCGTAAAGCCAGACAATCCTGA